The Nitrospinaceae bacterium genome window below encodes:
- the fabF_1 gene encoding beta-ketoacyl synthase, with the protein MEHQVGPEQRIVITGIGLTAPNGNNLKEFRKSLLEGKSGVKKFETRYMGEVPAGVCDFDELKYQKKKVLRRGTRAGSVSIYCAQEAVADAGWNLEQMDRSRIGVYLGVTEHGNVETENEVYNLSQYDNDVKFWSHHHNPRTVANNPAGEVTLNMKITGPHYTIGAACAAGNMGVIQGLQMLRLGEVDRALAGGISESIHTFGIFASFNSEGALARHEDPAKASRPFDVDRNGIVCSEGGCVYTLERLPDAEKRGAKIYGEIVGYSTNSDAHDFILPEPVRQAECIRLALKKAGLQPGDIDILNTHATATKLGDIQECTAVRDVFAGEKGVWINNTKSFIGHTMGAAGTLELSGNLPAFEDNWVHPTINLDRLDPDCALDNIVANEPKKLEVVNYIMNNSFGMFGINSVLIVKRFQG; encoded by the coding sequence ATGGAACATCAGGTCGGCCCTGAACAGCGTATCGTCATTACCGGCATCGGACTCACGGCTCCGAATGGTAATAACCTGAAGGAATTTAGAAAAAGCCTGCTGGAGGGGAAATCGGGCGTTAAGAAGTTTGAAACCCGGTATATGGGGGAAGTCCCCGCAGGGGTTTGTGATTTTGATGAATTAAAGTATCAGAAAAAAAAGGTGCTAAGACGCGGAACCCGGGCCGGGTCGGTTTCCATTTATTGCGCTCAGGAAGCGGTGGCGGACGCGGGATGGAATCTGGAACAGATGGACCGCTCGCGTATTGGTGTTTATCTTGGTGTCACCGAGCACGGCAATGTCGAGACGGAAAACGAGGTTTATAACCTCAGCCAGTATGATAATGATGTAAAGTTCTGGTCGCACCATCACAACCCGCGGACGGTGGCCAACAACCCCGCCGGTGAAGTGACTCTGAACATGAAGATCACCGGGCCGCATTATACGATCGGGGCGGCCTGTGCGGCTGGCAATATGGGGGTCATCCAGGGTTTGCAGATGCTCCGCCTGGGGGAGGTGGACCGGGCTCTGGCCGGAGGCATTTCGGAAAGCATCCACACGTTCGGAATTTTCGCGAGCTTCAACAGCGAAGGAGCACTGGCAAGGCATGAGGACCCGGCGAAAGCCAGCCGGCCTTTTGATGTGGATCGAAATGGCATCGTTTGTTCCGAGGGAGGTTGCGTCTATACCTTGGAGCGGTTGCCGGATGCCGAAAAGCGCGGCGCAAAAATATACGGTGAAATTGTCGGGTATTCGACCAATTCCGACGCGCATGATTTTATTCTCCCGGAACCGGTCAGGCAGGCAGAGTGCATCCGATTGGCGCTCAAAAAAGCCGGATTGCAACCGGGAGATATCGATATCTTAAATACCCATGCGACGGCGACCAAGTTGGGAGATATTCAGGAATGCACCGCTGTTCGCGATGTGTTCGCCGGGGAAAAAGGGGTCTGGATCAACAACACGAAAAGTTTTATCGGTCATACGATGGGAGCGGCGGGCACGCTGGAGCTTTCCGGCAATCTGCCTGCGTTTGAGGACAACTGGGTCCACCCGACCATCAACCTTGACAGGCTCGACCCGGATTGCGCTCTCGATAATATTGTCGCAAATGAGCCGAAAAAACTTGAAGTTGTGAACTATATAATGAACAATTCATTTGGTATGTTTGGAATCAACTCGGTCCTTATCGTGAAACGGTTTCAGGGCTAG
- the ispF gene encoding 2-C-methyl-D-erythritol 2,4-cyclodiphosphate synthase, whose amino-acid sequence MFRIGNGYDVHRLVAGRKLVLGGVEIPHALGLDGHSDADALLHAICDALLGALGCGDIGKYFPDTDPEWKGVSSLVLLKKVGEMCQERGFSVSNIDSIIAAQKPKIAPYIEAMGKNIADALNIDPEQVNVKATTTETLGYVGREEGMAAYAVALLQTNDLI is encoded by the coding sequence ATGTTCAGAATCGGAAATGGTTACGATGTTCACCGCCTGGTGGCAGGCAGGAAACTGGTTCTGGGCGGTGTGGAGATTCCGCATGCGCTTGGTCTGGATGGGCACTCCGATGCGGATGCGCTGTTGCACGCAATTTGCGACGCGCTATTGGGTGCGTTGGGATGCGGCGATATCGGAAAATATTTCCCTGACACCGACCCTGAGTGGAAGGGTGTCTCCAGTCTTGTTTTGCTCAAAAAAGTGGGGGAAATGTGTCAAGAGCGGGGGTTCTCCGTTTCCAACATCGATTCTATTATCGCGGCGCAAAAACCCAAAATCGCGCCTTATATTGAAGCGATGGGGAAAAACATTGCCGATGCCTTGAACATTGATCCGGAGCAGGTCAACGTCAAGGCCACGACGACGGAAACTTTGGGCTACGTTGGCCGCGAGGAAGGCATGGCCGCTTATGCTGTGGCTCTTTTGCAAACAAACGATTTGATTTGA
- the dxr gene encoding 1-deoxy-D-xylulose 5-phosphate reductoisomerase: MRKISLLGSTGSIGVNTLDVVARNPERFEVCALSAGSNVDLLAEQVKKFKPRAVSLFDPSKAGLLREQLAGLDVEIFSGQEGSVQIATYPDSDLVVSGMVGSAGLVPALKAIEAGKNLALANKETLVVAGELVLKAAKDKVAIIPIDSEHSAIFQALNGEKREQIKKIILTASGGPFRTFTREQMEHVTVEQALNHPNWSMGNKITIDSATMMNKGLEYIEAKWLFGLDVEVDVIIHAQSIIHSMIEFVDTSIMAQLGIPDMRVPIAYALSYPDRLDCQLPSLDLSQLSKLTFEPPDTEKFPCLKLAIDALDAGQTMPAVLNAANEVAVQAFLDEVISFKEIPEMIRMTMDNHKSRPVSELEDVLEADRWTREETRKLITVAH, encoded by the coding sequence ATGAGAAAAATTTCCCTTTTGGGTTCGACCGGGTCCATTGGTGTCAACACGCTCGATGTGGTGGCACGCAACCCGGAGAGGTTTGAAGTCTGCGCTCTTTCGGCGGGAAGCAATGTCGACCTGTTGGCTGAGCAGGTGAAAAAATTCAAACCCCGAGCTGTGTCGCTTTTTGATCCGTCAAAAGCAGGTTTGCTGAGAGAACAACTCGCCGGGCTGGATGTGGAAATTTTTTCAGGCCAAGAAGGGTCGGTGCAAATCGCGACCTATCCGGACTCCGATCTGGTGGTTTCAGGAATGGTGGGTTCCGCCGGGCTGGTCCCAGCGCTCAAGGCCATTGAAGCCGGAAAAAATCTGGCCCTTGCCAACAAAGAGACTTTGGTGGTGGCCGGGGAGTTGGTTCTTAAAGCCGCGAAAGACAAGGTCGCCATCATTCCCATCGACAGCGAGCACAGTGCCATTTTTCAGGCCCTGAACGGGGAAAAAAGAGAGCAGATCAAAAAGATCATTCTGACCGCATCCGGCGGGCCGTTTCGGACTTTTACCCGTGAGCAGATGGAACACGTGACGGTGGAACAGGCGCTCAATCACCCGAACTGGTCCATGGGCAACAAGATCACCATCGATTCAGCAACGATGATGAACAAGGGTCTGGAATACATCGAAGCCAAATGGCTGTTCGGGCTGGATGTCGAGGTCGACGTCATCATTCACGCGCAAAGCATTATCCATTCGATGATCGAATTCGTCGACACTTCGATTATGGCCCAGTTGGGCATTCCAGACATGCGGGTTCCTATCGCTTACGCGCTTTCTTACCCTGACCGGTTGGATTGCCAGTTGCCGTCGCTTGATCTGTCGCAATTGTCCAAGCTGACTTTTGAGCCGCCCGACACTGAAAAATTTCCCTGCCTGAAACTGGCCATCGATGCGCTCGATGCCGGGCAAACGATGCCCGCTGTTTTAAACGCCGCCAATGAAGTGGCCGTGCAAGCCTTTCTCGACGAGGTCATCTCCTTTAAGGAAATTCCCGAAATGATTCGTATGACGATGGATAACCACAAGAGCCGCCCGGTGAGTGAACTGGAAGACGTTCTTGAGGCGGATCGCTGGACCCGGGAAGAGACCAGAAAACTGATCACGGTCGCCCATTAG
- the cdsA gene encoding phosphatidate cytidylyltransferase, producing MRRVLSGAIAIPIVLGIVLYGSEWLFFALIAAVVLAGGHEFFVMTDRVGVEGYPIVAALLSLLLLLSFKFDGWYLLEWGVVSLFALFFAWALKDKNVKVAVDQISYTLLGVFYVAGLSGYFILVQGLENGRLWIVFLFLIIWLGDSAAYYGGRKFGRRPLAPEISPGKTIEGALFGLAGSLAGGIIAKLTFFQGTPLVHCLLVPLFCGIIGQFGDLAESVLKRYAGVKDSGALIPGHGGVLDRVDSLLFAGPALYLYYRLFF from the coding sequence TTGAGGCGCGTTTTAAGCGGAGCCATCGCAATTCCCATCGTGCTGGGCATTGTGCTGTACGGTTCCGAATGGTTGTTTTTTGCTTTAATCGCCGCAGTTGTTTTGGCGGGGGGGCACGAATTTTTTGTCATGACGGATCGGGTCGGGGTCGAAGGGTACCCAATCGTTGCCGCCTTATTGAGCCTGCTCCTTCTTCTCAGTTTTAAATTCGACGGCTGGTATCTTTTGGAATGGGGAGTCGTCTCTCTTTTTGCCCTGTTTTTTGCCTGGGCGCTTAAGGATAAAAATGTCAAAGTTGCGGTGGACCAAATCTCCTACACACTCCTGGGGGTCTTCTACGTTGCGGGCCTTTCTGGTTATTTTATCCTGGTTCAGGGTCTGGAAAACGGCAGGCTGTGGATCGTCTTTTTATTCCTGATCATCTGGCTTGGAGACAGCGCCGCGTATTACGGAGGCAGAAAATTCGGACGCCGACCCCTGGCCCCCGAAATCAGCCCCGGAAAAACCATAGAGGGGGCCCTTTTTGGCCTGGCGGGCAGTCTTGCAGGCGGAATAATTGCAAAATTAACGTTTTTTCAAGGAACTCCACTGGTGCATTGTTTGCTTGTACCTCTGTTTTGCGGTATTATCGGTCAATTCGGGGATTTGGCAGAGTCGGTATTAAAACGATATGCTGGAGTCAAGGATTCCGGTGCGTTGATACCAGGGCACGGCGGGGTTTTGGACCGTGTCGACAGTTTGTTGTTTGCAGGCCCTGCACTTTATCTTTATTATCGATTGTTTTTTTAA
- the uppS gene encoding isoprenyl transferase, giving the protein MIDPNLQAEIDSTRLPRHIAIIMDGNGRWAKKNFRPRVEGHREGVKAVDRIVTLCRRLKIEALTLYAFSDENWNRPPVEISALMKILDFYLKKELKRMQSENIRFNTIGRIDDLQEDIQKIVRNAEEITRENDGMVLTLALSYGGRQEILDAVKKIAEKVKAGYLSVEEIDSPAFASFLSSHPLPDPDLLIRTSGELRISNFLLYQIAYTELHYTPVLWPDFSENDLLKALIDFQKRERRFGLTQEQIVKA; this is encoded by the coding sequence TTGATTGACCCGAATTTACAGGCCGAAATCGATAGCACGCGTTTGCCGCGCCACATCGCCATTATCATGGATGGAAACGGCCGCTGGGCGAAGAAAAATTTCCGGCCCCGCGTCGAAGGCCATCGTGAGGGAGTCAAGGCGGTGGATCGAATCGTGACGTTGTGCCGGCGCCTTAAGATCGAAGCTCTCACCTTGTATGCTTTTTCCGATGAAAACTGGAACCGCCCGCCTGTTGAAATAAGCGCTCTCATGAAAATTCTGGATTTTTACTTGAAAAAAGAGCTCAAGCGGATGCAATCGGAAAACATCCGGTTCAACACCATCGGTCGCATCGACGATTTGCAGGAAGACATTCAGAAAATCGTTCGCAACGCCGAGGAGATCACCAGGGAAAACGACGGAATGGTCCTGACTCTGGCATTGAGTTATGGAGGGCGTCAGGAGATTCTCGATGCGGTAAAAAAAATCGCGGAAAAGGTGAAAGCCGGGTACCTGAGCGTTGAGGAAATAGATTCTCCCGCGTTTGCCAGTTTTTTATCTTCGCATCCGCTTCCCGATCCCGACCTCCTGATCCGTACCAGCGGGGAACTCAGGATCAGTAACTTTCTTTTGTATCAGATTGCATACACGGAACTTCACTACACTCCGGTGTTGTGGCCGGACTTTTCCGAAAACGATTTGTTGAAGGCCCTCATCGACTTTCAAAAGCGAGAAAGAAGGTTTGGTCTGACCCAGGAGCAAATCGTTAAAGCCTGA
- the frr gene encoding ribosome-recycling factor: MDLEKLLTESQDKMGYSLDHLLQEMAKLRTGRASLAILEGIKMDYYGTPTPLNQVATLGVPDSSTITVQPWDASILKDIERALQTSDLGITPNNDGKLVRLQIPPLTQERRQQLVKVVKKYAEECRVAIRNIRRDFNDKVKAREKKHEISEDESHKYIDKMQKITDQQIGQVDKKAQEKEKDILEV; the protein is encoded by the coding sequence ATGGACCTGGAAAAACTTTTAACCGAAAGCCAGGATAAAATGGGTTACTCGCTGGACCATTTACTTCAGGAAATGGCCAAGCTCAGGACCGGTAGGGCGTCTCTCGCCATTCTGGAAGGCATCAAGATGGATTACTATGGAACCCCGACGCCGTTGAATCAGGTGGCGACATTGGGAGTCCCGGACAGCAGCACGATCACGGTGCAACCCTGGGATGCTTCTATTTTAAAAGACATCGAAAGGGCCCTGCAGACATCGGATTTAGGAATCACTCCCAACAACGACGGTAAGCTGGTGCGATTGCAAATCCCTCCGCTCACCCAGGAAAGGCGTCAGCAGTTGGTGAAGGTCGTTAAAAAATATGCCGAAGAATGCCGGGTGGCGATCCGCAACATCCGCCGGGACTTTAATGATAAGGTCAAGGCGCGAGAAAAAAAGCATGAAATTTCCGAAGATGAAAGTCACAAGTACATCGACAAGATGCAGAAAATAACCGACCAGCAGATTGGCCAGGTCGATAAAAAGGCGCAAGAAAAAGAAAAGGATATTTTAGAGGTTTGA
- the pyrH gene encoding uridylate kinase, with product MNQSIYKRVLLKLGGESLAAEDGAFGIDQQAIENIALEIREAKQLGVEIAIVIGGGNIFRGATASALGMERATADYMGMLATVINSLALQHALEAQGIDTRVQTAIEIHQLAEPYVRRRAIRHLEKGRVIIFAGGTGNPYFTTDTAASLRAMEIGAEVIFKATKVDGVYSSDPMKDENAVKFNEVSYLEVLQKGLKVMDSTSVSLCMDNKLPMVIFNVRQKSSIKRVLLGEKIGTTVGV from the coding sequence ATGAATCAATCGATTTACAAGAGAGTTCTTCTTAAGCTGGGTGGCGAAAGTTTGGCGGCAGAGGACGGGGCTTTTGGCATTGACCAGCAGGCCATTGAAAATATCGCCCTCGAAATCCGTGAAGCCAAACAGCTGGGGGTGGAGATCGCCATCGTCATCGGCGGCGGCAACATTTTCCGCGGCGCCACCGCCAGCGCTTTGGGAATGGAACGGGCGACGGCGGACTACATGGGGATGCTGGCGACCGTCATCAACAGTCTGGCTCTGCAGCATGCCCTTGAGGCGCAGGGGATAGACACCCGCGTGCAGACCGCCATTGAGATTCACCAGCTGGCGGAGCCTTATGTACGCCGCCGGGCCATCCGCCACCTTGAAAAAGGGCGGGTTATTATTTTCGCCGGCGGCACGGGAAACCCCTATTTTACCACCGACACGGCGGCATCCCTTCGGGCGATGGAAATCGGCGCGGAGGTTATTTTTAAAGCCACCAAGGTGGACGGGGTTTATTCTTCGGACCCGATGAAAGATGAAAACGCCGTCAAATTCAACGAAGTGTCGTATCTTGAGGTTTTACAGAAAGGCTTGAAAGTGATGGATTCGACTTCGGTCTCGCTTTGCATGGACAATAAACTGCCGATGGTTATTTTCAATGTCCGGCAAAAAAGCAGCATCAAGCGTGTGTTGCTGGGTGAAAAGATCGGCACCACGGTGGGGGTGTGA
- the tsf gene encoding elongation factor Ts, with translation MEITAAMVKELRSKSGAGIMECKGALKEANGDVEEAVTFLRKKGLAKAGKKSGRETGDGAIGTYIHPGNKIGVMVQLHCETDFVANTPDFQDLLKDVCMHIAAAKSRYITREEVTQEDLDKEREIFAHQAKESGKPENIIDKIVDGKMEKFFEENCLLDQPFIKEPGITVGEMIKQRIAILGENITVGNFTRFEISK, from the coding sequence ATGGAAATCACTGCAGCAATGGTAAAGGAACTGCGTTCAAAATCGGGCGCGGGTATCATGGAATGTAAGGGCGCCTTAAAAGAGGCGAACGGGGACGTCGAAGAAGCTGTTACTTTTTTGAGAAAGAAGGGGTTGGCCAAAGCGGGTAAAAAATCCGGGCGGGAAACCGGGGACGGCGCGATCGGAACCTATATTCATCCTGGAAATAAAATCGGGGTGATGGTGCAACTGCATTGTGAAACCGATTTTGTGGCCAACACCCCCGATTTCCAGGACCTGTTGAAAGATGTTTGCATGCACATTGCCGCCGCGAAAAGCCGGTACATCACCCGGGAAGAGGTGACCCAGGAAGATCTGGATAAAGAACGCGAGATTTTCGCTCACCAGGCTAAGGAGTCCGGAAAGCCGGAAAATATTATCGACAAAATTGTGGACGGCAAAATGGAAAAGTTTTTTGAAGAAAACTGCCTTCTGGACCAGCCGTTTATCAAAGAGCCCGGTATCACCGTGGGTGAAATGATCAAACAAAGAATCGCCATTCTCGGTGAAAATATAACCGTAGGGAATTTCACTCGCTTTGAAATTTCCAAATAG
- the rpsB gene encoding 30S ribosomal protein S2 produces MSEVTMKSLLQAGVHFGHQTTRWNPKMKKYIYGTRNGIHIVDLQKTLKKFQEAEKFVKELAHTGKTILFVATKKQAQELIAQEATRCGMFYINQRWLGGTMTNFTTIRKSIERLRELERMEEEHEFDRLHKKEALRKHREIEKLNKFFRGIKSMKQLPDALFIVDTRKERIALAEARKLGIKIMALVDTNCDPEGIDFPIPGNDDAIRSIKLFTQRISDLLVEEQEMKKARQKDEEAASEQEPVAAGGDGAIAEEPVNEGGSDSGGQNAG; encoded by the coding sequence ATGTCAGAAGTAACCATGAAAAGTCTGTTGCAGGCGGGGGTGCATTTTGGTCATCAAACGACCCGGTGGAACCCCAAGATGAAGAAGTACATTTATGGGACCCGAAATGGAATCCATATTGTCGACCTTCAAAAAACGCTGAAAAAATTTCAGGAAGCTGAGAAATTTGTCAAGGAGTTGGCCCACACGGGCAAGACGATTTTATTCGTCGCCACCAAAAAACAGGCGCAGGAGCTGATCGCTCAGGAAGCCACCCGATGCGGAATGTTTTATATCAACCAACGGTGGCTGGGCGGCACCATGACGAATTTCACAACCATAAGAAAAAGTATCGAACGGTTGCGGGAACTGGAACGGATGGAGGAGGAGCACGAATTCGACCGGTTGCATAAGAAAGAAGCGTTGAGGAAACATCGGGAAATTGAAAAGCTCAATAAATTTTTCCGCGGCATCAAATCCATGAAACAGCTTCCCGATGCGCTTTTTATTGTCGATACCCGTAAGGAAAGAATCGCCCTGGCAGAGGCCAGAAAACTGGGGATTAAAATCATGGCTCTTGTGGATACTAATTGTGATCCCGAGGGAATCGACTTCCCCATTCCTGGAAATGATGATGCCATTCGCTCCATAAAACTGTTCACGCAGCGCATCTCCGATCTATTGGTGGAAGAGCAGGAAATGAAAAAGGCCCGCCAGAAAGATGAGGAAGCAGCCTCCGAGCAAGAGCCTGTGGCGGCGGGGGGGGATGGAGCCATTGCAGAGGAGCCTGTCAATGAGGGTGGATCGGATTCAGGTGGTCAAAATGCAGGCTGA
- the pfk-1 gene encoding ATP-dependent 6-phosphofructokinase, translated as MTGGGDCSGLNAVIRSVTQAAVIQHGCRVIGIERGFDGLVFDWNQELTLDTTRDILTLGGTILGTTNKGNPFAYREYDEQGGIREQDLSQKVLVNFRRLELDCLFVVGGDGTLQIAYKLFAMGLPVIAIPKTIDNDLEGTDYTFGFQTAVQVACDALDRLKTTGKSHQRVMILEVMGRSAGWIALESGIAGGAHIILIPEIPYKPDKVLEKIKQRESDGNPYSIIVVAEGAKEMGGHEIILKSASDRLQGAVHYGGVGNYLAEKISQVIDLEVRCTVLGHTQRGGTPNCFDRVLGTRLGAYAVQAAAKGQFGNLVALKTPDISLVPFQSLAGTVRRIPPHSQLIQCAESIGISLGR; from the coding sequence TTGACCGGCGGCGGGGATTGCTCCGGCTTGAACGCGGTGATCCGCAGTGTGACCCAGGCGGCGGTGATTCAGCACGGATGCCGGGTCATCGGCATCGAGAGAGGATTCGACGGTTTGGTTTTTGATTGGAATCAGGAACTGACCCTCGACACCACCCGCGACATTCTCACCCTGGGCGGCACCATTTTAGGAACCACCAATAAGGGCAATCCGTTTGCTTATAGGGAATATGATGAGCAGGGCGGAATCCGGGAGCAGGATCTTTCGCAAAAGGTTCTGGTCAACTTCAGACGACTTGAACTGGACTGCCTGTTTGTGGTCGGCGGTGACGGGACCTTGCAAATCGCGTACAAATTATTTGCAATGGGCCTTCCCGTCATCGCAATTCCCAAGACCATAGACAACGACCTGGAAGGGACCGACTATACTTTTGGGTTTCAAACCGCAGTGCAGGTGGCCTGCGATGCTTTGGATCGTCTAAAGACCACAGGAAAAAGTCATCAACGGGTGATGATTCTGGAGGTGATGGGTCGGAGCGCCGGGTGGATCGCTCTGGAATCCGGAATTGCCGGCGGCGCCCACATCATCCTTATTCCTGAAATCCCCTACAAACCTGACAAGGTTTTGGAAAAGATCAAACAACGGGAATCCGATGGGAACCCCTACAGCATCATCGTCGTTGCCGAAGGGGCAAAGGAGATGGGCGGTCACGAAATCATCCTCAAAAGCGCCTCGGACCGGTTGCAGGGGGCCGTGCATTACGGCGGAGTGGGTAATTATCTGGCAGAGAAAATCAGCCAGGTCATCGACCTCGAGGTCCGTTGCACGGTTTTAGGGCATACCCAGAGAGGCGGGACTCCGAACTGCTTCGACCGGGTGCTCGGCACACGTCTTGGCGCCTACGCGGTGCAGGCGGCGGCGAAGGGTCAATTTGGCAATTTGGTGGCTCTGAAAACCCCCGACATTTCCCTGGTGCCGTTTCAATCCCTGGCCGGAACGGTGCGGAGAATCCCCCCCCACTCGCAATTGATCCAGTGCGCGGAATCCATCGGGATCAGCCTGGGGAGATAA
- the rimO gene encoding ribosomal protein S12 methylthiotransferase RimO: MIKKIGIVSLGCPKNAVDTEYLLGDLVNTGYEITPEQEEAEVLVVNTCGFIESAKRESIDAILAMARLKTAGKCQKLIVTGCLSERYSEELLKEIPEIDHMMGVNEYPRLKTLLHADASSNGTQARNQMHGPAEYFEPYANRILTTPFYSAYLKIAEGCSNKCAFCIIPKMRGNIRSQPLKSLLTEAEQLADRGVVELNLVSQDTTMYGFDLRMKDGLIRLLESLANVRGIEWIRLFYCYPTFINTDLIEFIAAEKKVVPYIDVPLQHTHDEMLAKMKRQERENRVRAMLEEIRARIPDVALRTTFITGFPGETEAHFQHMLDFVKEIEFDHVGAFTYSHEEGTTAFNYPDDVPATVKEGRKAELMNAQKEISLRRNQARVGEVHPVLVEGLDSEEGYLMTGRLPTQAPEIDGQVIIEASDVEPGQIVPMRITSATDYDVVATRIE, encoded by the coding sequence TTGATTAAAAAAATCGGCATCGTCAGCCTGGGTTGCCCTAAAAATGCGGTGGATACCGAATACCTGTTGGGCGATCTGGTGAATACCGGCTACGAAATCACTCCCGAACAGGAGGAAGCGGAAGTCCTGGTGGTCAATACTTGCGGGTTTATCGAATCGGCCAAGCGCGAATCGATCGACGCTATTTTGGCGATGGCTCGCTTAAAAACTGCAGGCAAGTGTCAGAAACTGATCGTCACCGGGTGCCTGTCCGAGCGCTACAGCGAGGAGCTTCTCAAGGAAATTCCAGAGATAGACCACATGATGGGGGTCAACGAATATCCACGGTTGAAAACCCTTCTTCATGCGGACGCTTCCTCAAATGGAACGCAGGCGCGCAATCAGATGCACGGTCCAGCAGAGTATTTTGAACCCTACGCCAACCGGATACTGACCACCCCTTTTTACTCGGCCTATTTAAAAATTGCGGAGGGCTGCTCCAATAAATGCGCCTTCTGCATTATCCCTAAGATGCGGGGCAATATCCGCAGTCAACCTTTGAAATCCCTGCTCACTGAGGCTGAACAGTTGGCGGACCGGGGGGTGGTGGAGTTGAACCTGGTTTCCCAGGACACCACCATGTACGGATTTGATCTTAGAATGAAGGACGGTTTGATCCGCCTTCTGGAATCATTGGCCAACGTCCGGGGGATTGAATGGATTCGCCTGTTTTATTGCTACCCGACGTTTATTAATACCGACTTGATCGAGTTCATCGCGGCGGAAAAAAAGGTGGTTCCCTACATAGATGTCCCGCTTCAGCACACGCATGACGAGATGCTGGCGAAAATGAAACGCCAGGAAAGGGAGAATAGGGTGCGGGCCATGCTTGAAGAAATCCGCGCCCGGATTCCCGATGTTGCTCTTAGAACCACGTTCATTACCGGTTTTCCCGGTGAAACGGAGGCTCACTTTCAGCACATGCTGGATTTCGTTAAGGAAATTGAGTTCGACCATGTTGGCGCATTCACGTATTCCCATGAAGAAGGGACCACCGCCTTCAATTATCCTGATGATGTTCCGGCAACGGTCAAGGAAGGGCGCAAAGCGGAATTGATGAACGCTCAGAAGGAAATCAGCTTGCGCCGCAACCAGGCCCGCGTTGGCGAAGTTCATCCCGTTCTGGTGGAAGGTCTTGACTCGGAGGAAGGCTACCTGATGACCGGTCGTCTGCCCACCCAGGCCCCGGAAATCGACGGCCAGGTGATCATCGAAGCCAGTGATGTCGAGCCGGGTCAAATCGTTCCCATGCGCATCACTTCCGCCACCGATTACGATGTGGTGGCCACCAGGATAGAATAA